A region from the Vulpes lagopus strain Blue_001 chromosome 5, ASM1834538v1, whole genome shotgun sequence genome encodes:
- the SELENBP1 gene encoding methanethiol oxidase isoform X1 has protein sequence MAKPASDTRTASVSAHSWQPSKDQSIPGSSMATQCGKCGPGYPSPLEAMKGPREEIVYLPCIYRNTGIDAPDYLATVDIDPKSPQYCQVIHRLPMPNLRDELHHSGWNACSSCFGDSTKSRTKLMLPCLMSSRIYVVDVGSDPRAPKLHKVIEAEDIHAKCGLGYVHTSHCLASGEVMISTLGDSKGNGKGGFVLLDGETFEVKGTWEQPGGAAPMGYDFWYQPRHNVMISTEWAAPNVFRDGFNPADVEAGLYGSHLHVWDWQRHEIIQTLTLQDGLIPLEIRFLHNPDAAQGFVGCALSSTIQRFYKNQGGTWSVEKVIQVPPKKVKGWMLPEMPGLITDILLSLDDRFLYFSNWLHGDLRQYDISDPQRPRLTGQLFLGGSIVKGGPVQVLEDQELKSQPEPLVVKGKQVHGGPQMIQLSLDGKRLYITTSLYSAWDKQFYPDLIREGSVMLQIDVDTVKGGLKLNPNFLVDFGKEPLGPALAHELRYPGGDCSSDIWL, from the exons ATGG CAAAGCCTGCCTCGGACACCCGCACAGCTTCTGTCTCTGCTCACTCCTGGCAGCCCAGTAAGGATCAAAGCATACCAGGAAGCAGCATGG CTACACAGTGTGGGAAGTGTGGACCTGGCTACCCCAGCCCTCTGGAGGCCATGAAAG GGCCCAGGGAAGAGATCGTCTACCTGCCCTGTATTTACCGAAACACTGGCATTGACGCCCCAGATTATCTGGCCACCGTGGACATTGATCCCAAGTCTCCCCAGTATTGCCAG GTCATCCACCGGCTGCCCATGCCTAACCTGAGGGATGAGCTGCATCACTCAGGATGGAACGCCTGTAGCAGCTGCTTCGGAGACAGCACCAAGTCCCGCACCAAGCTGATGCTGCCCTGTCTCATGTCCTCCCGCATCTATGTGGTGGACGTGGGCTCTGATCCCCGTGCCCCGAAGCTACACAAG GTCATTGAGGCTGAGGACATCCATGCCAAGTGTGGCCTGGGCTATGTCCACACCAGCCACTGCCTGGCTAGTGGGGAGGTGATGATCAGCACCCTAGGAGACTCCAAGGGCaatggcaaag GGGGTTTCGTGCTGCTGGATGGAGAGACGTTCGAGGTGAAGGGGACATGGGAACAGCCTGGGGGAGCTGCACCTATGGGCTATGACTTCTGGTACCAGCCTCGACACAATGTCATGATCAGCACTGAATGGGCGGCTCCCAATGTCTTCAGAGATGGCTTCAACCCCGCTGATGTAGAGGCAG GGCTGTATGGAAGCCACTTACATGTGTGGGACTGGCAGCGCCATGAGATCATACAGACCCTGACTCTGCAGGATGGGCTCATCCCCCTGGAGATCCGCTTCCTGCACAACCCAGATGCGGCCCAGGGCTTTGTGGGCTGTGCCCTCAGCTCCACCATCCAGCGCTTCTACAAGAATCAG GGAGGTACCTGGTCAGTGGAGAAGGTGATCCAGGTGCCTCCCAAGAAAGTGAAGGGCTGGATGCTGCCCGAAATGCCAG GCCTGATCACGGACATCCTGCTGTCTCTGGATGACCGCTTCCTCTACTTCAGTAACTGGCTGCATGGGGACCTGCGGCAGTATGACATCTCTGACCCACAGCGGCCCCGCCTCACAGGACAG CTCTTCCTTGGGGGCAGCATTGTTAAGGGAGGGCCCGTGCAAGTGTTGGAGGACCAGGAGCTAAAATCCCAGCCAGAGCCCCTGGTGGTCAAG GGGAAACAGGTACATGGAGGCCCTCAGATGATCCAGCTTAGCCTAGACGGGAAGCGTCTGTACATCACCACATCATTGTACAGTGCCTGGGACAAGCAGTTTTACCCTGACCTCATCAG GGAAGGCTCCGTGATGCTGCAGATTGATGTAGACACAGTAAAGGGAGGCCTGAAGTTGAACCCCAACTTCCTGGTGGACTTTGGGAAGGAGCCCCTAGGCCCAGCCCTGGCCCATGAGCTTCGCTACCCTGGGGGTGACTGCAGTTCTGACATTTGGCTCTGA
- the SELENBP1 gene encoding methanethiol oxidase isoform X2, whose amino-acid sequence MATQCGKCGPGYPSPLEAMKGPREEIVYLPCIYRNTGIDAPDYLATVDIDPKSPQYCQVIHRLPMPNLRDELHHSGWNACSSCFGDSTKSRTKLMLPCLMSSRIYVVDVGSDPRAPKLHKVIEAEDIHAKCGLGYVHTSHCLASGEVMISTLGDSKGNGKGGFVLLDGETFEVKGTWEQPGGAAPMGYDFWYQPRHNVMISTEWAAPNVFRDGFNPADVEAGLYGSHLHVWDWQRHEIIQTLTLQDGLIPLEIRFLHNPDAAQGFVGCALSSTIQRFYKNQGGTWSVEKVIQVPPKKVKGWMLPEMPGLITDILLSLDDRFLYFSNWLHGDLRQYDISDPQRPRLTGQLFLGGSIVKGGPVQVLEDQELKSQPEPLVVKGKQVHGGPQMIQLSLDGKRLYITTSLYSAWDKQFYPDLIREGSVMLQIDVDTVKGGLKLNPNFLVDFGKEPLGPALAHELRYPGGDCSSDIWL is encoded by the exons ATGG CTACACAGTGTGGGAAGTGTGGACCTGGCTACCCCAGCCCTCTGGAGGCCATGAAAG GGCCCAGGGAAGAGATCGTCTACCTGCCCTGTATTTACCGAAACACTGGCATTGACGCCCCAGATTATCTGGCCACCGTGGACATTGATCCCAAGTCTCCCCAGTATTGCCAG GTCATCCACCGGCTGCCCATGCCTAACCTGAGGGATGAGCTGCATCACTCAGGATGGAACGCCTGTAGCAGCTGCTTCGGAGACAGCACCAAGTCCCGCACCAAGCTGATGCTGCCCTGTCTCATGTCCTCCCGCATCTATGTGGTGGACGTGGGCTCTGATCCCCGTGCCCCGAAGCTACACAAG GTCATTGAGGCTGAGGACATCCATGCCAAGTGTGGCCTGGGCTATGTCCACACCAGCCACTGCCTGGCTAGTGGGGAGGTGATGATCAGCACCCTAGGAGACTCCAAGGGCaatggcaaag GGGGTTTCGTGCTGCTGGATGGAGAGACGTTCGAGGTGAAGGGGACATGGGAACAGCCTGGGGGAGCTGCACCTATGGGCTATGACTTCTGGTACCAGCCTCGACACAATGTCATGATCAGCACTGAATGGGCGGCTCCCAATGTCTTCAGAGATGGCTTCAACCCCGCTGATGTAGAGGCAG GGCTGTATGGAAGCCACTTACATGTGTGGGACTGGCAGCGCCATGAGATCATACAGACCCTGACTCTGCAGGATGGGCTCATCCCCCTGGAGATCCGCTTCCTGCACAACCCAGATGCGGCCCAGGGCTTTGTGGGCTGTGCCCTCAGCTCCACCATCCAGCGCTTCTACAAGAATCAG GGAGGTACCTGGTCAGTGGAGAAGGTGATCCAGGTGCCTCCCAAGAAAGTGAAGGGCTGGATGCTGCCCGAAATGCCAG GCCTGATCACGGACATCCTGCTGTCTCTGGATGACCGCTTCCTCTACTTCAGTAACTGGCTGCATGGGGACCTGCGGCAGTATGACATCTCTGACCCACAGCGGCCCCGCCTCACAGGACAG CTCTTCCTTGGGGGCAGCATTGTTAAGGGAGGGCCCGTGCAAGTGTTGGAGGACCAGGAGCTAAAATCCCAGCCAGAGCCCCTGGTGGTCAAG GGGAAACAGGTACATGGAGGCCCTCAGATGATCCAGCTTAGCCTAGACGGGAAGCGTCTGTACATCACCACATCATTGTACAGTGCCTGGGACAAGCAGTTTTACCCTGACCTCATCAG GGAAGGCTCCGTGATGCTGCAGATTGATGTAGACACAGTAAAGGGAGGCCTGAAGTTGAACCCCAACTTCCTGGTGGACTTTGGGAAGGAGCCCCTAGGCCCAGCCCTGGCCCATGAGCTTCGCTACCCTGGGGGTGACTGCAGTTCTGACATTTGGCTCTGA